In Komagataeibacter sucrofermentans DSM 15973, the genomic window GGGCGGGCAAGTTCGATATGCAGCAGCCCGTTATCCATCCACGCGCCGCCAACCTCGATTCCCTCGGCCAGTACGAACGCCTTCTGAAACTGCCGCGCCGCAATGCCACGATGCAGGAAGATACGTCCCTGCCCGTCGTCGCTCTGGCGGCCACGGATGACAAGCTGGTTGTCTTCCTGCGTTATGTGCAGGTCTTCCATCACGAACCCCGCCACCGCCAGCGTAATGCGCAGCGTGGTGGGGCTGACCTGCTCTATGTTGTAGGGCGGATACCCGTCCGATGCATTCTTTGATGCCCGTTCAAGCATCTGCTCCAGATGATCAAACCCAAGGAACATGGGCGACCCGAAAACTCTTCCCGACAAATCGGCCTCCTCTGCTGTGAGCGAGACAGGAAACGGAAAAGACGGACCCGAAACGGCATCCGCCCTCCGTTCCCTTACGATATGGGAGAATAATAGAAATGCACAAGGGAGCAGACCGCACCGCGCTGGTGCATTTTGAGTGCATCACCACTGGTATCACGCGGTCGGAAACGCTAAATGGCGATCTATGATTGATCATGATGTCATCGCTCAGGCGACCCCCATGCCGATCCTGGTCGCGCCCCAGGCGGTCCTGCGCCAGAAAACCCGCCTTGTCCGCCCCGAGGACATGAGCGACCTGCGCACCACCATCCCCCGCATGTTCGCCGCCATGTACACGGCCCCCGGCATCGGGCTGGCCGCACCCCAGGTGGGGCTTGGCATGCGCTTCGCCATTGTGGACGTGTCCGACAAGGACGAGGCCCGCAACCCGCTCGTGCTGATCAACCCCGAGGTGATCGCCGAGACCGAGGACATGGCCGTGCGCGAGGAAGGCTGCCTGTCGCTGCCCAACCAGTATGCCGAGGTCATCCGCCCCGAGGCCGTGCGCGTGCGCTACCAGGACATGGAGGGCAAAAAGCACGAGCTTGAGGCCAACGGCCTGCTGGCCACCTGCCTGCAGCACGAGATCGATCACCTTGAGGGCATCCTGTTCGTCGATCACCTTTCCACCCTCAAGCGCAACATGATCATGCGCC contains:
- a CDS encoding Hsp20 family protein, yielding MFLGFDHLEQMLERASKNASDGYPPYNIEQVSPTTLRITLAVAGFVMEDLHITQEDNQLVIRGRQSDDGQGRIFLHRGIAARQFQKAFVLAEGIEVGGAWMDNGLLHIELARPQPEVRVRKIEIARAPSASPSSSHDRVAPVVDVPAGRKQRVVRVIDED
- the def gene encoding peptide deformylase; translation: MIDHDVIAQATPMPILVAPQAVLRQKTRLVRPEDMSDLRTTIPRMFAAMYTAPGIGLAAPQVGLGMRFAIVDVSDKDEARNPLVLINPEVIAETEDMAVREEGCLSLPNQYAEVIRPEAVRVRYQDMEGKKHELEANGLLATCLQHEIDHLEGILFVDHLSTLKRNMIMRRLAKEQRLKH